The genomic window AGAGCACCCCTCCGATGGCCAGGGACCCGGTATCCCCCATGAACACCTCCGCGGGGTGCGCGTTGTACCACAGGAAGCCGACCGCCGCCCCGGCCATCGCCCCGCAGATCACGGCCACGTCGTACTGCCGCTCGAGGAAGGCTATCCCGGTGTAGGCGGCGAGCGCCAGCGTTCCGGTCCCGGCCGCGAGCCCGTCGAGCCCGTCGGTGAGGTTCACCGCGTTCGTCGTCCCGGCTATGACGAGCAGCGAGAACAAACAGAAGAACACCACTCCCAGTACCCCGGGACCGAGCATCAGGTTCCGGTCGAGCCCCGGCACCACGACCTCCTGCGTCATCCCGACGTAGTGCAGCGCCAGCACGTCCGCGACCACCACCGCCCCCACCTGCAAGAGGAACTTGTAGCGGGCGCTCAGCCCCTCGCTGCGCCGCTTGGAGATCTTCTGCCAGTCGTCGTAGAGCCCGATCCCGGCGGCCACCGCGATGATTATCAGCATCGCCACCGTCGTCCAGTTGAGCCGCGCCACGACCACCAGCGCCCCCAGGAGCCCCAGCAGCATGACCACCCCGCCCATCGTCGGGGTGCCCGCCTTGATCAGGTGCGTCTGCGGACCCTCCTCGCGTACGAACTGGCCGAACTTCCGGCTCTGCAGAAACGCTATGAACTTGGAGCCGAGGCTGACCGTCACGAAGAAAGCGACCCCGGCTCCCAGAATCACGCTAAACAACGGCCAGGTTCTCTCTCAGCCTGCGGGTCAGGGCATCGAGCCCGACGCCGCGCGACCCCTTGACGACCACGTAATCCCCGTCCTCCAGGCGCTCCTCCAGCACCCCGTGCGCCTCTTCGACGTCCCCGCACAGGACGGCCTCGCCGGAGAAACCCTCGGCGTACCAGCGCGCCTCGTCGCCCACGCAGACCAGAAGATCGAAGCCGAGCTCGTCCGCGAGGCGTCCGATCTCCCGGTGGTACTCCCGGGCCCAGAGCCCGAGCTCGTACATCCCGCCGAGCACGGCGACGCACCTCCGCCCCTGCTCTCCGGCCTGAGCCCTCGCGTAGCGCAGCACGGCCTGCATCGCCGCCGGAGAGGCGTTGTAGGTGTCGTCGTAGAGCACTATGTCCCCCCGCAGGTGGTAGACCTCCCCGCGCAGCCCGGTACGCTTCACCCGCGAGAGCCCCGCCGCGCACTCCTCCAGCGAGAGCCCCAGAGCGAGCGCCCCGCCCGAGGCGGCGAGCAGCGGCTCGACCAGGTGCGTCCCGAAGACGGGGCTTTGCACCGGCACGCTCCGCCGTCCGAGGTGCATCCTGAAACCGAGCCCTTCCGGCCCTTCCCTGACCTCCGAGGCCCAGAGGTCCACGCCTTCCTGCCGCCCCCGGCCGAAGGTTATCCGGCGGCGGAGGTTCCTCCCCTCGGCGATCGCGGCCGGGGGAACCCCCACCGGCGCGACCATCACGCCGTCGTCGGGGAGCGAGCGCGCGAGCTCCCCCTTGCCCCGGGCGATGCCCTCGATGCTCCCGAAAGTGTCCAGGTGCACCGGGGCGATGGCGGTGAGAACACCCACCCGCGGGGGGGCGATCCGGCAGAGGTGGGCGATGTCACCCTCGTGCGTCGCCCCCATCTCGAGCACCATCACCTCCGAGCTCTCGTTCGCCGAGAGTACGGTGAGCGGCAGCCCGATCTCGTTGTTGTAGTTGCCGCCGGTGGCGGTAACGTGCCTGCCCGCCGTCCTCAGGATGGCGGCGAGCGCGTCCTTTGTCGTGGTCTTGCCGACGCTGCCGGTTATCCCGACGACGACCGGGGGCTCGGGCTCCCAGGTCTCGATGCTCCAGCGCGCCAGACGCTGCAGGGCATCGAGCGGGTCGCCCACCACGAGCGTGGGCCCCTCGACCGGCCGGCCGGCGACCACCGCCACCGCCCCGCGCGCGAGGGCGTCCCCGGCGTACTCGGCGCCGTCCACGCGCCCCCTGAGCGCGAAGAAGAGCTCGTCCGGCCCCGCCCGGCGGGAATCGATGCACACGCCGCGCACCGTCCGTCCGGCCCGTACGCCCACCATCCGGGCCCCGATCACCCGGGCCACCTCTTCGAGCGGCGTGCTCCTCATGTCCGGCAGACCGCCTTCTTGTCGGGGGCCACGCCCGCGACCCGGGGGTCGGGCGGCACGTTGTAGTAGCTCAATGTGTAGCCCATGACCTCCCTGAAGTACGGTGCCACGACCGTCTCGCCGTAGATGTCCCCCTGCGGGTCGTCGACGATCATGAGCACCAGGTACCTGGGGTCGTTCGCCGGGGCGAACCCGATGAACGACGCGACGTAGTCCGTGGTCGAATAGGTGCCGGTCGCGGGATCGACCTTCTGGGCCGTCCCGGTCTTCCCGGCGACCCGGTATCCTGGGATCCTGGCGCAAACTCCCGTCCCCTTGTCGACCACGCTCTGGAGCATCCCGTTTACTATAGATGAGGTTCTGGGGCTTATCACCCGGGGTCCGGGCTTCGTGTCGTGCCCCTGCACCACGTGCGGGGTGACGAGCCGGCCGCCGTTGGCGATCGCCGCGTAGCCGGCGGCGAGCTGCAGCGGGGTGACGGTGAGCCCCTGCCCGAACGGGATGTTGCCTATCGTCGTCCCGCTCCACTGCCGATACGGAGGCACGTACCCCGGCGACTCGCCGGCGAGGTCTATCCCGGTCTTCTTCCCAAACCCGAACCGCTTTATGTACTCGTAGAGCCGCCGCCCCCCGAGCCTCTCGGCGATCTTGGTCGCCCCCACGTTGCTCGAGACCTGCAAGACCTTCGCCGGGGTCATCTGCTCCACCGGGTGCGGCAGGGAGTCGTGCACCACGGCACCGGGGATCTGGATCTGATCCGGCACCGCGAAGGTGGTGTGGGGCGTTATGACCCCCTCCTGCAACGCCGCGGCGACCGTGAAGGCCTTGAAGGTCGAGCCCGGCTCGTACGGGTCGGTGAGCACCCGGTCGCGCTGGAGTGCGCCCGGCGCCTGGTCGTAGTGGTTGTCGTCGTAGCCGGGAACGTTGGCGAGCGCGACGATGGACCCGTCCCGCACGTTCATGACGAGCCCCCTGGCGCTCCTCGCGTGGAAGCGGTGCATGGAGTCCGAGAGGGCCTTCTGCAGCTGCTGCTGCACCGCGGCGTTTATGGTCAGGCGCACGTCTTGCCCCTTCGAGAGCCTCTTGTCGTAGGTCGCCTCCACGCCCCCGTAGGCCCTGCCGTAGTCGCTGTAGTAACCGAGAAGCTGGCTCGCGAGATCACCATCCGGATAGACCCTCTTCGCGTCCGGCATGGTGTATATACCCTCTATGCCGAGGTCGCGCACCCTGCGGGCGACGTCGAGGTCCACGTTCCGGGCCACGACGCTGTAACCGCTCAGCCTGCCGTTCGACCCCCGTTTGGTGAGCAGCCCCTCGATCTCTTTCTGCTTCATCTGCCCCCCGAGGACGCGCGCGAGCTTCGCGGCGGCCTTCTTCGGGTCTTTGATCTGGTAGGGCGTGGCCACCACGTCGGCGGTCCTGACGGAGGTCGCGAGCTTCTGACCGCCGGCGCCGAGGATGCTCCCGCGCCCGGCGGCGGCGTCCTGCTGGGCCACTCCCCCCGCCTGCTCGGAGGCCAAAGCCCTGTACGCCCCGGTACCGTCCAGGCTCAGATAGGCCGCCCTGCTGCCCAGGAGAATCCCCGCGACGGCCACCCCGGCCGCCACCGCCCGCAGGCGCGAGCGGCCGGATCCGGGACGCGCGCGGGATCGTCTCCCGCGCCCGGTTTTCATCCTCCGCCTATCTTCCTCCTCCTTTGGCGCTCTTCTTCTGGGCATTCTCCCCATCCTCCCCGATCTTTCTCCCTACGACGTAGACCTTCATCTCGTTGCCGCCCGGGTCCTTCATCCCGAGCTCCGTACGTGCCAGGGTGCGTATCCTCTGCGGCCTCGAAAGCCGCGCCACCCGGACGTCGAGCTTCTCCCCCTGAGCCTGCATCCGGGCCTGCTGCTGCCTGAGATCCTGCACCCGGGCGTCCAGCCGGCTCGAGATGGCGTGCACGTAGACGTTGCCGAGCATCAGCAGCACGGGGACGACGACGAGCGCGAGGAACCTCCGGCGCCGGATGGCGGCACGCCGGCGCATCTGCCGGCGGCGCCGGATCTCGCGCCGCCGGATCTCACGCTCCCGCTCGTCGCCCCTCTCCCAGATCTCCGGCGACCACGCACGCCCCCGGTTCTCCTGCGGGACGGCCACCTAAGCCTCACCCTCCCTCGGAGGCTCGGCGGTACGCACGGCGCTCCTGAGCCGGGCGGAGGCGCTGCGGGGGTTGCGCCCCACCTCCTCCCGCGAGGGACGCATCACCTTGGCCCGCCGGAACGTCGGACGGGCCCCGCAGACGCAGACCGGCAGCTCCGGGGGACAGGTGCACCTGCCCTCCCTCTCCCTTATGAACCGCTTGACGATCCGGTCCTCCCCGGAGTGGAATGAGACGACCACGAGCCTCCCTCCCTCCCGGAGCAGACGCTCCGTGGCCTCGAGCGCGCGCCGGAGCCCGCCGGGCTCGTCGTTGACGTGCATCCTCACCGCCTGAAAGACGCGCTTGGCAGGATTGCCCCCCCGACGCCTCCAGCCGACCGCCGCCCTCACCGCCTCCGCGAGATCCGTCGTGGTCGAAAGCGGGCGCCGCGCGACGACCTCCCGCGCGATGCGCCGGGCCTCGCCCCGCACGACGTCCCCGTGGCGCACGAGGACCTCCGTGATCTCTTCTTCGGAAGCCCCGTTCAGGAAGTCCGCCGCGGAGACGCCAGAGGTCGGGTCCATCCTCATGTCCAGCGGCCCCTCGCGCACGTAGCTGAAGCCCCGGCCGGGGTCGTCGACCTGGTGGCTCGAGAGCCCGAGGTCGAAGAGGACCGCGTCGACCCGCCAGCCCTCCTCGACCATCTCCCGCAGGACCTCGTCGTAGGGGCCGGGACGGAAGACGAAGCGCGCGTCGCGCACCAGCGCGGCCCGCCGCCCCGCCTCCGGGTCCCGGTCCACCCCAACGACTCTCCCATCCTCCCCGAGCAGCTCCAGTATCCTGCGGGTGTGCCCGCCGCCGCCGAAGGTGGCGTCGACCACCGTCTCGGAGCCCCGGAGGTCGAGCGCCTCCATCACCTCCTCGAGCATGACCGGCGTGTGCGAGAGCGCCATCACGCCTACAGCTCCCTCCCGGCGAACTCCTCGACGATCTCAGCGAAGCTCTCGTCCGCGCTCTCCACGTAGCGGTTCCACTCCCCGGTGTCCCAGATCTCCAGCCGGTCATCGACGCCGGCGAGAGTCACCTCCCGCTCCAGCCCGGCATAGCGTGCGAGCTTCGCCGGGATCAAAACACGCCCCTGCCGGTCGAGCGTCGCCTCGAAGGCCATCGAAAAGAACATCCTCGAGAGCTGACGCCCCCGCGCCGAAAGATCGGCATTGGCCTTTATGTTGGCCTTGAACGCCGCCCACTCCTCGGGCGGAAACGCAAACAGACACCGGTCCACACCCTTGGTGATCACGATGCCACCCTCGAAGTACGGCCGGAGCTTGGAAGGGAGGGTGAGACGCCCCTTCTCGTCCAGCGTGTGCTCGTACTCGCCAAGAAGAGCCAGGGCACCTCCCTCCCACTACGCTCCACTTTGACCCACGGCTGCGCTGATTCTTGCATATCCATCTCCAAACCGCAATCGGTGGTGGTGCGAGAACCCCTCCAACACCATCTGGAGGTCGTCGATACGCCTTTATCCCCCCTCCCCAGGGGTATGGACCCCCTCTAACAGAGGATTTTTCGTGGAAGATGTCCGGGGTGGCCGAAGGGTCTGCGCGCGGGATGGAATGTCAATATGTCGGGGTGTACATACCGCGCGCTACAACATATCGGAGAAGATGAAATTGGGGCTATGATTTCTGGGAGATGGTGGTAAGGGGTGTGGGCCCACCAGGACTCGAACCTGGGACCGTCCGATTATGAGTCGGATGCTCTGACCAACTGAGCTATGGGCCCGCTGGGGGCTCCCCTGGCTGGACTCGAACCAGCAACCCTTCGGTTAACAGCCGAATGCTCTGCCAATTGAGCTACAGGGGAATATTTGCGGGGCGTAATTATACGGGTGGAGGGTCTGGTATTCAAGGAACGGCGGGGACGTCGCGCATCGCCCTCTCCAGCAGGCGGGCACGGGCGTGCAGCTTCGCCTTGAGGTCGTAGTCGGTGGTCTCGCGTTTGCGGCGCCGGCAGCTGAGGACGCCGAGGCGCAGCCAGGCTTCGCGCACCGACTCGCGGGTGGGATAGAGCCGCTCTCCGTAGCTGGCCAGCTCACCGACGGCGTCCATCCTGCTCCGGAGCCGCTCGTCGGTGAGCACGCCGTCGAGGCTCTCCCCGGCGTGATCCCCGAGGATGGAGAAGATCTCCGCCTGTTCGCGGTCCGAGAAGTCCTCTTGCCGCAGGAAGAAGGGCTCCGGCAGGACCGGGGAATCCACCCCCTGGCGGAGGAGAGGGCCGGTGAGATCGGGCCGGGTGAGCATGAGAGCCAGGACCTCGCGCCCGGCCTGCAGGTGTGGGTCGTCCGGGGAGGGACGGTCATACCCCCGCACCGGCACGTCCCCGACGGAACGCTCCTGCAGGAGCCGGGCCGGAACCCCGAGGGCCTCCGAGGCGATCCGCACGGCCTCCCGGCGCAGTACGGGATCGTGCAGACCCCGGATCATGGCGCGCACCTCCGGCAGGGCCCGCGATCGGCTCGCGGCGTCGGCCCCCATGTACCGCCCGGCGATGCGCCGGATGCCGTACTCCATGACCGGCACGGCGCCGGAGAGCATGGAGGAGAGCTCAGAGGCCGGGTGCGAGAGGACCCAGTCGGCCGGGTCCTCCTCGAGCTTCATGACCCGCACGTCGAGCCTGAACCGGGCCGCGGC from Rubrobacter naiadicus includes these protein-coding regions:
- the rsmH gene encoding 16S rRNA (cytosine(1402)-N(4))-methyltransferase RsmH, whose amino-acid sequence is MALSHTPVMLEEVMEALDLRGSETVVDATFGGGGHTRRILELLGEDGRVVGVDRDPEAGRRAALVRDARFVFRPGPYDEVLREMVEEGWRVDAVLFDLGLSSHQVDDPGRGFSYVREGPLDMRMDPTSGVSAADFLNGASEEEITEVLVRHGDVVRGEARRIAREVVARRPLSTTTDLAEAVRAAVGWRRRGGNPAKRVFQAVRMHVNDEPGGLRRALEATERLLREGGRLVVVSFHSGEDRIVKRFIREREGRCTCPPELPVCVCGARPTFRRAKVMRPSREEVGRNPRSASARLRSAVRTAEPPREGEA
- a CDS encoding UDP-N-acetylmuramoyl-tripeptide--D-alanyl-D-alanine ligase; protein product: MRSTPLEEVARVIGARMVGVRAGRTVRGVCIDSRRAGPDELFFALRGRVDGAEYAGDALARGAVAVVAGRPVEGPTLVVGDPLDALQRLARWSIETWEPEPPVVVGITGSVGKTTTKDALAAILRTAGRHVTATGGNYNNEIGLPLTVLSANESSEVMVLEMGATHEGDIAHLCRIAPPRVGVLTAIAPVHLDTFGSIEGIARGKGELARSLPDDGVMVAPVGVPPAAIAEGRNLRRRITFGRGRQEGVDLWASEVREGPEGLGFRMHLGRRSVPVQSPVFGTHLVEPLLAASGGALALGLSLEECAAGLSRVKRTGLRGEVYHLRGDIVLYDDTYNASPAAMQAVLRYARAQAGEQGRRCVAVLGGMYELGLWAREYHREIGRLADELGFDLLVCVGDEARWYAEGFSGEAVLCGDVEEAHGVLEERLEDGDYVVVKGSRGVGLDALTRRLRENLAVV
- a CDS encoding toprim domain-containing protein produces the protein VVGFGARVVGEGMPKYLNTPETEVFNKRNLLYGLPQAAGAMRRERSAVVVEGYTDVLMLHQGGVENVVATLGTAMTEAHLRTLSAHADTIYLLFDPDAAGEKAVERVTAAAARFRLDVRVMKLEEDPADWVLSHPASELSSMLSGAVPVMEYGIRRIAGRYMGADAASRSRALPEVRAMIRGLHDPVLRREAVRIASEALGVPARLLQERSVGDVPVRGYDRPSPDDPHLQAGREVLALMLTRPDLTGPLLRQGVDSPVLPEPFFLRQEDFSDREQAEIFSILGDHAGESLDGVLTDERLRSRMDAVGELASYGERLYPTRESVREAWLRLGVLSCRRRKRETTDYDLKAKLHARARLLERAMRDVPAVP
- the mraY gene encoding phospho-N-acetylmuramoyl-pentapeptide-transferase encodes the protein MILGAGVAFFVTVSLGSKFIAFLQSRKFGQFVREEGPQTHLIKAGTPTMGGVVMLLGLLGALVVVARLNWTTVAMLIIIAVAAGIGLYDDWQKISKRRSEGLSARYKFLLQVGAVVVADVLALHYVGMTQEVVVPGLDRNLMLGPGVLGVVFFCLFSLLVIAGTTNAVNLTDGLDGLAAGTGTLALAAYTGIAFLERQYDVAVICGAMAGAAVGFLWYNAHPAEVFMGDTGSLAIGGVLSAAAILTKTELILPVVGGLFVIEALSVIIQYTVFKMTGRRVFKMAPIHHHFELSGWKENKVVVRFWIVQAAFAASGFILYYFTLYNPA
- a CDS encoding peptidoglycan D,D-transpeptidase FtsI family protein — translated: MKTGRGRRSRARPGSGRSRLRAVAAGVAVAGILLGSRAAYLSLDGTGAYRALASEQAGGVAQQDAAAGRGSILGAGGQKLATSVRTADVVATPYQIKDPKKAAAKLARVLGGQMKQKEIEGLLTKRGSNGRLSGYSVVARNVDLDVARRVRDLGIEGIYTMPDAKRVYPDGDLASQLLGYYSDYGRAYGGVEATYDKRLSKGQDVRLTINAAVQQQLQKALSDSMHRFHARSARGLVMNVRDGSIVALANVPGYDDNHYDQAPGALQRDRVLTDPYEPGSTFKAFTVAAALQEGVITPHTTFAVPDQIQIPGAVVHDSLPHPVEQMTPAKVLQVSSNVGATKIAERLGGRRLYEYIKRFGFGKKTGIDLAGESPGYVPPYRQWSGTTIGNIPFGQGLTVTPLQLAAGYAAIANGGRLVTPHVVQGHDTKPGPRVISPRTSSIVNGMLQSVVDKGTGVCARIPGYRVAGKTGTAQKVDPATGTYSTTDYVASFIGFAPANDPRYLVLMIVDDPQGDIYGETVVAPYFREVMGYTLSYYNVPPDPRVAGVAPDKKAVCRT
- the mraZ gene encoding division/cell wall cluster transcriptional repressor MraZ — translated: MALLGEYEHTLDEKGRLTLPSKLRPYFEGGIVITKGVDRCLFAFPPEEWAAFKANIKANADLSARGRQLSRMFFSMAFEATLDRQGRVLIPAKLARYAGLEREVTLAGVDDRLEIWDTGEWNRYVESADESFAEIVEEFAGREL
- a CDS encoding septum formation initiator family protein, which gives rise to MAVPQENRGRAWSPEIWERGDEREREIRRREIRRRRQMRRRAAIRRRRFLALVVVPVLLMLGNVYVHAISSRLDARVQDLRQQQARMQAQGEKLDVRVARLSRPQRIRTLARTELGMKDPGGNEMKVYVVGRKIGEDGENAQKKSAKGGGR